CTGCTGCTCTTATCGGAACTGGAACTGCTCGGACTACTGCTGCTGCTCTTATCACTGCTACTTGAGCTGCTGGGATCCTCCCTTGCGATTGCAAACTGTGGCACCGCGACAGCGAATCCAAGAACTGCTGCCATGTATAACGCTTTTCTTTTCATACTTTTCCTTTGTTTGTAGGCTGAAAATTCATTTTCAGCCTGGCACCAGGACGCACCGATTCGCGAGGACGGACGGCGCCTGCCAAGGTGTCTTTTTTCTCTCCTTTGTTCTGAACTTGCCAGATTGCTGGTAGTTGGCGCAAAAAGTTAGGTCACGCATTCAGTCCAGTCAAACGTCGCTGAGCCGTTTTCTTCCAAGCCTCTGAACATCAATACTGATTTACTGCATTTATTAAGGGACCCGCTTGCAAAGTTTTTTTGCAGGTGATGACGGATACGAAATAGCCTGGAAGATGGTGAGCATCTGCTGTTGCTGCGCGCTTCAGAACCAGTGGCCTAGTCCATTGGGAGTTCACCCTATATAAGAGATGCTTGCACTTGGTAAAGTCAGGGAGCATGGTTTTAACGCCATTCTAATGCCGGTCCTGGATGGGGCTGGTTTCGTAATTTGAAATGGATTGGGAGTTTTCCGGTGGGAGTCGCGTTGAAAGAGCACAAGAATCGTGCTTGGAAGATAAATAAAAGTGTGAAAACCAGCGCAAAGCAGATTAGAAATTACGGCTCGCAATATGGTCTGGCGATTTGGGAGGTGTCCATTGAAGTTGAAGCGGGTAAATTTGTAGCCTGTAATATGATTCACCCGGCTGAACCAGCGCCAACTGCCATTCTCGAGTATTATCAATGGAATGGAAATAATTTTAAGCCTTTACCCACTGCCATGAATCAACCGCGAGCCAGTTGAACAGGTGATTTCCGGGCGGGTGATTGGAACGAAGGCATATCCGGGCGAAAAATGAAGCAGTTACTTACTGGCTGGCAACTCGATCCAGAGGGTGGTTCCCTGCTGGGAGCGGGATGCCACTCCCACGATCCCGTTCATGCGTTCCATTGCCTTTTTAACGATGGCCAGGCCGATGCCTGTGCCGGGGATTTCCTTGCCGTGCAGGCGATTGAAAATCCCAAATATTTTGTCATGGAATTCGGGTTCTATGCCGATGCCGTTATCCTGAAAATTAATGCGCACATGGTCATTCACAAACTCGGTCCAGATATGAATTGCGGGTTGCACTCCAGGAGCCACAAATTTCAGGGCATTGGCAATTATCTGAATGGAAACCTTTGTGAGGAGATCCTGATTCCCCAGAACACGACCCATGGGGCGTGAGAGGGTTATGCGGGCGTTGTTCGCAGACACCTGTGACTTCAACCAGGCTGTTGCAGCACTAATGCAAGGTTCCACGTCCAAAGGTGAGCAGTGAACATCCATGTAAGCCAGTTCCCCATATTCCAGAAAATCAGAAATCAAGGCATCCATTCGTTTCGTCGCCCTCACAACCTCATTGGCCAGTTCGCGACCTTTTTCATCAAACAGCCGTGCATAATCTTCGACCAGCGTAGTGGTAAAGCCGTCAATTGCCCGGAGAGGGGCCTTAAAGTCATGAGCAACGGAATAAAGACAATTCTCCATGGTATGCAGGGTTTGTTTTAGTTCCACAGTTCTATCTTCGACCCGTTCTTCCAATTCATGCGTGTAGCACTCCAGGTTCTCCTTCGCTTTTAGCAATATTGCTTCAGTCTCTTTCCGTTCGGAGATATCCTCAACCGTCGCGACGTAGCCTACGACTTCATGGGCAGGAGAAAGAATGCAACTGGAGAGCACGCGCACCCAGTGGATCCGGCCATCGCGTCCAAGCAGTCTGTGTTCATGACACCATTTTTCCCTTTTTTTCAATGCCTCCTTCCAGCCAATCATGACCTCCTCCAAATCCGGTGGGTAGATTGCCCTGGTCCAGCCATGGCCGAAACTTTCCATGGGTTTCAGACCGGTAAGGTTTTCCCACACTGGGTTTACATAAACGGCCCGGCCTTCGGCATCCATGTGGAAAATGGCCATTGGAGAAGATTCCGCCAGGACGCGAAAGCGTTCTTCACTTTCCTCCAAGGCATCCATGGCAGCCTTGCTGCTCGTAATGTCTCTGAAAAACCATACTCTGCCATAATACTGACCGCCGTTGCCGTGCACGGGTAAGCCATAATGCTCCAAGGTTCTGCCATCCTTAAGGCAGATCTCATCGTGCACCCTCATATCGGGGTCTTTGTATGCCTGCGCCACCCGTTGACTGAAAGCTTCGGGGTCGCGTATGCAACTAACGGCCCATTCCAGAGCCACGTGATTGGAGCGTGAGTCAATAATGTAGTTTGGGAATTTCCAAATTTCCCGAAAGCGATGATTGAAGTAGAGAATCTTTTGTTCGGTCGAGATCAGAATGCCATCGGGAGAGGTTTCACTGAGTGCTTCGAGCAGAGCGCGTTGATACTGAACTTGTTCTTCAAATCGTTTATGTTCCGTTATGTCCCGGATGATCAGGGAGAACCCTTTCATTTCTCCTTGATCACTTTTCAACAGGGTAATGACCATCTCGGCCAGAAACCGGGAGCCGTCCTTCCGCTTGAGCCAAACTTCGGTCTGGGTTCGTCCTTTCTCCCTGGCAAAACTGAGTTCCTGCGCGGGCTTGTTCCACCGGATGTCTTCATCGCTAAAAAAGCAGGAATAATTGCTTTTCCAAACCTCAGAGGTTTTGTGGTTTAGAATGCGTTCGGCACCGATGTTCCAACTGGAGATGCGGCCGTCCTGATCGAGGAGGATCATGGCACATTCCTGGATGTGCGTTACCATTAAGCGAAAAAGTTCCTCCTGCTCTTGAAGACTGGTGTCCAGTCGCTTGCATCGGGTATGATCGCTGATGATTTCCAGCACCGAATCGACCGTTCCGGAGGGCGAGAATTCGGGTATAAGCCGGTTGTGGAACGAATGCGTTTGGGAGTGGGATTCAAGTTGAAAATCGAAATGCGACTGGCGATGGTCCGCGAAGACATCCTTCAGGTGTGTCTCCCATAAAGTGAGTAGTTCATGAGGCAACCCCATTTCGGCAACGGTTTTTCCCAAGGAAGAACTTAAAGGGATTCCAAGCAAAGTCTCGATGGCGGGATTAACGTAGAGATGGCGGAACTCCGGATCCAGACGAGCAATGACATCCGGTGAATGTTCAAGGAGGCTGCGGAACGCGCTTTCGTTCGGGAGATCGTGTTCGCCGACCAATCTACCGTTATATTGTTCCTTTTCCATATCCCCTCCCAATGGGGGTGATTCCCCATAAGTACACTAATAGCTTTTATAATTTAAATCTGTAGAAAGATTAATATACTTAATGCTGAGGAAAAGTCATCCGGGATTTGGGAATCGAAGGCGGAGTTTTAAGAGAATCAAGCGTGTGCGCCGTCAGATTTCGATTAATTTTGCAAGATCACTGTAGTTTTGGCGCGTCCCATCATCATTCCAAGGAAGTGGGAAATTCGTACACGCTGGCCGGGTTAAATAGCCGGGCAGAATTGCCGATAGAGCTTCATTTCGCGGAGCCGCTCGCCAATGATTTTGGCGGGCGGCACGAGAGTGGCTCACGAGCACCCAAACCGCAGTCTACTATTTTACTTCAAACGTTCCGCTGGAGCTGAGCGGCAGGAACACCCCGGCACCGATGTGTTGAAGTTCGATAGTGCCGTATTGCGGCGCATTTAAGTAACCGGCAGTTCCCACCGTGGTAGTGGGCACCGAGGTAGGGGAAGAACGGTAAACTCGATCGTAAGTACCTCCGAACAGCCGGGTGCCGTCGCGGGAAGAAGCAACCGTGGTCCAGATCTTGGCATCCCGGGCCGTCCAGGTAACACCCGCATCGCCGGAAATGTAAATGGAACCGCCACTGACGGCTGCAAGGAGGCGATTGCCGTCTCCCGAGGAAGCGACTGCCTGCCAGTATTGCGTGGTCGATTGCGCCGTCCAGTTTGTTCCGCCATTGCTGGAGGTGTAAATTTGTCCATTGACCACCGTTGCCACCAGTTTCATACCATCGGTGGAGGAAGCCACTGCCGACCAGTTTCGAGCAGCATCCCGTTGTGTCCAGGTCGCTCCCGAGTCGGTCGACGCCCAGATGTTGCCACTAGAGAAGACGGCGCAGACGCGTGTTCCATCTGCCGAACAGGTGATCGCCCTAATATTGCCGCTGCTCAATGACGTTGGCGCCCATGAGGCTCCCGAATCGGTGGAGCGATAAAGGCTGGTTGAATAACTGCCTGAATTACCAGCATAGAGGCGTGTCCCATCGTCGGATGAACAGACACAAGTGAAGTTATCGTCGCTCGATCCGTAATATTTCTGGTTCCACGAAACCCCTGAGTCGGCTGAGGTAAAGACGCCACCTTGGTTGCCGCCGAATCCGCCGTTCCCCTGCGCCACGGCGGCCAGATGTGTGCCGTCGGCAGAACTGGCCACTGCCAGGAATGTCGCGGATTGTGAGTTGGCATGAATCCAGTTATTACCACCGTCCGTTGACGTGAAGAGTTGATTTTGACTGACGCCGACGAGACGCGTTCCGTCGGCGGAGCAAGCAATCGATTGCCAACCACCGGAATTGACAGAAGGAATCCAGACCACGCCGAACTGTCCGCCAATCTGGCTGGCAAGGATGGACTGTCCTGTATATTGAGCCAGCTTCCAACCAGCGCTACCGGTGCCAGCGACGCGGACGATTTCTCCGACGTTTGGCGCTGTCGGCAACGTCACCACCACCTGTGCACTATTATTTGTTAATAAATAACCGTTGTTGCCGACGGCGGTTTGTGAGATTCCCGAAACCACGTTCCATTTAATCACCCATGGCACGTTCGTCAGGCCGGCGCCATTTCCGACAAAGTTCGTGGCGCCAACGGTGCCGTTAAAGTTCGCATTGGCATTCAGGCGTGGAATGTTTGCCGAAAGAATGGAATCGTTGGCGATTCCGCTGCTGATGTTTGCGGCATTGAGATCCGTCAGGCCGGCACCGTTGCCACTGATGGTGCCGCTCACCGATCCTGCCACGGTGCCGGTGAGAGAACCAGAACCGCTGAAGTTGCCGGTGAATGAACCATTGCCGGAGGAGGCATTTACGTTCGTGAGTCCCGAAGCGTTACCATTGAATGCTCCAGTGAAAGAACCATTGCCGGAAGAAGCATTGACGTTCGTCACACCCGAGCCATCGCCCGTAAGAAATGCCGCGCCGACGCGAGCGGCCTGAATAAAGCCGGGGGTGTTCACGGCGGGCAATTGAAACAAGAGCACAACTTCTCCATCACCATCCGGGTTTGCGGTCCCGCCAAATCCCGCCGGAGATACATAAAAGGAATCATTAGTGTTTCCGGGGATAAAGCTATTGCCGGCGATGATTGCATCTCCGTACGAGCCGCCACCGCCACCGCCGCTGTTGCTGAAATTTTGATAGCCGCCACCGCCACCACCGCCGTAGCCGCCACCGCCACCACCGCCGAAATTTGAGCCCGCACCAGCACTACCACCCGCCTGGTTAAGAGATGCTATCCCCGTGGTCGTGGCATTGGCCGCATAGTTCTGTCCGGCGTTCGGAGCACCACTGCCACCATTGCCGTCATAACCACTCGTCGTTCCGTTACCTGTCGGGGTCGGCGAATTCCCGCCCGGCGCGCCGCCACCATCGTAATCGGCACCGCCACCACCCGCGCCAGCCAATGCTTTCAAGACATAGGAGCTACCGGTGAAATAAAATACGGAACTGCCCTGGCCGCCAATTCCACCTGCACCGGCGCTAAATGCTCCAGCTGCATTACCGGATCCAGCACCGCCGCCCGCGCTTCCTCGCTGGCCGACGACCACGGTAAAGACTTGTCCGGGTGTGACTGCCAGCGTCTTCTGGACATAACCGCCGCCGCCGCCATTCGGCGAGTGGACCGCCCGTCCGCCGCCCGCGCCCCAGAGCTTCGCCACCATTTGCGAAACTCCCGCCGGCACTGTCACCGTGTAAACACCGGCGGCCGTCCAGCGATTCGTAACGCAAGTCGTATAACCTTTCACGGCGAGGATGTTTGTCGATAACGCGGCATCTGGAATGGTGCCGGTCACTTGCGCGCCATTGAGGTTGGTCAATCCGCTTCCGTTGCCGGTCAACAACCCAAGAATGTTGGTGGCCTGCACCGAGGCGGCGGAGGCTGCCGTCGCAGCTGTCCCAGCAGTTGGTGCAAAAATGGCATAGGGCGTCGGGGTGATGGGTTGGAGCGGGGAGAGAGCGGTGAAGCCGGTACCGCCATTCGTCTGCACGGCTATTGCGAGCCAATAATTGCTGCCGTTGAAAACGCCTGCGCCGAAATCGAGCGTCGCGGTGAACAGGCCGTTACTGACGGCAGCGGCGCTGTTGGTAAGTGGCCCGGCAATGGCGTTGCCGTTGATGCTTGAGTCAAACAAAGTAAACACCAGATCAAAACTGCCATTGGCGGGAACGCCGTTATTTTGCAAATGGCCTTGATAGCTAAACGCGGTTCCTTGGGCCGAGGTTGACAGAGGGGTGAAGTAAAGTTGGCAGAGGGCAAGACAGGAGACGAGATGTTTTAATTTCATGGTTGAGTCTGATTCGGCCGGTACGTCTTTTGAGTTCGATTCAAACGTCGAATCAGCGGCTGTTCTTGGCCATGGAAGAGCCAGCACCCGCGATTTGTGTAAGGAAAAGAGCGATGCGGGTCAAGGAGGAACACTTTTACTAGGTAAAGGGTATACAGCGACTCAGAGTGGCTTGAACGTTTGACGGCCTGTGGTGGTGCAGGGTTACCATCGTAAGTTGTTTGAAGATGGAAGGTTCCTTGAGAATAGGAACCTTCCCGTATGTGAAGATGTTAATGTCGTATCATGGAGCGAATGAAGTGCCGGCTTGCGGGGAGGTGCTTAGTTTGCTGATGGCCGCTTTCAGTTCAGCGACGGTTTTTT
The Pedosphaera parvula Ellin514 DNA segment above includes these coding regions:
- a CDS encoding PAS domain-containing sensor histidine kinase, whose translation is MEKEQYNGRLVGEHDLPNESAFRSLLEHSPDVIARLDPEFRHLYVNPAIETLLGIPLSSSLGKTVAEMGLPHELLTLWETHLKDVFADHRQSHFDFQLESHSQTHSFHNRLIPEFSPSGTVDSVLEIISDHTRCKRLDTSLQEQEELFRLMVTHIQECAMILLDQDGRISSWNIGAERILNHKTSEVWKSNYSCFFSDEDIRWNKPAQELSFAREKGRTQTEVWLKRKDGSRFLAEMVITLLKSDQGEMKGFSLIIRDITEHKRFEEQVQYQRALLEALSETSPDGILISTEQKILYFNHRFREIWKFPNYIIDSRSNHVALEWAVSCIRDPEAFSQRVAQAYKDPDMRVHDEICLKDGRTLEHYGLPVHGNGGQYYGRVWFFRDITSSKAAMDALEESEERFRVLAESSPMAIFHMDAEGRAVYVNPVWENLTGLKPMESFGHGWTRAIYPPDLEEVMIGWKEALKKREKWCHEHRLLGRDGRIHWVRVLSSCILSPAHEVVGYVATVEDISERKETEAILLKAKENLECYTHELEERVEDRTVELKQTLHTMENCLYSVAHDFKAPLRAIDGFTTTLVEDYARLFDEKGRELANEVVRATKRMDALISDFLEYGELAYMDVHCSPLDVEPCISAATAWLKSQVSANNARITLSRPMGRVLGNQDLLTKVSIQIIANALKFVAPGVQPAIHIWTEFVNDHVRINFQDNGIGIEPEFHDKIFGIFNRLHGKEIPGTGIGLAIVKKAMERMNGIVGVASRSQQGTTLWIELPASK